The proteins below come from a single Synechococcus sp. WH 8101 genomic window:
- a CDS encoding S8 family serine peptidase, which yields MRSLEFLLESLQGKKTNHLVDKGQTAEPSESAPTQHFSFVKGKPAETNLKQTVQEALREAGVDRQPNKLFDEINGFTVDLSPSEATQLREVPSIKSVEADRPLPLSPPVEVKPVNSSGSTTAPVAASSESSALEQEVRLEKVFVGNVIASSESDLGAQGGISTSALPVYSNGTASTGEVLPYGVKAVWGGTDISSKGNVGSGTYAFVIDSGVLDTTGDLLVNKAWSKSWVSGEGAFTDGNGHGTHVAGTIAALANGKGVVGVAPGAEVISLKVFNSSGGGANYSTIIDAVNYATQVINSNGLDKSKCVINMSLGGGFSSGLDSAVKAAANQGIKFAIAAGNSGRDADGYSPAAAGDHPNVYTISAVDNRYQMASWSNWDDPSGGDDVDFAAPGVAVRSYYKGGALADLSGTSMAAPHVAGLLLMGNVKTGDMVKANGGGYADPFALGTLPSGGTPTPPAPKPPAKTETVFACFDFNNLNGNPGEQGNVRSLIQRQINAGEKYRIDTGIKNFTDINKLRSVLSMSDVFVMTDMENQDPNNNGFFPSSAASELRSFVQNGGQILLTADDGDSDAIFLNKIFGWDLKGASDNRNARKTQYAKGTHFDSLTSSIDGTYDGSLSRGSVKDFQAIFGTDSQAEVALIGYGKGQVLFLGNDFASANYANGYWDNNVMPAALKELAANAGRVQPPATRIFEDDFSSGSAGSLWSSISGSPGVNNNFRGRSNSLFFGRSSNYRQATTIGIEAGRGGSINFDYINGNGSNGGERVDSGENIVLEYSTNNGQSFKKLYTFSIYTHSWTNFKFDIPQDAQSAGIKTQFRWRQLRNSGSSFDHWAIDNIRIEARSGRDDGDAEFKISGSVKVGQTVTAVKTKDDPDGNGTFAYSWETSADKGSIWKTVGTGQNFKIPATQSGQQLRLRVQYQDGEGFKENIATAAVSIPLNEVIGTPGGDYIVGENGSSKYTFGGGYDIMDYSSMSAPITLVRGGKVDKGVNGTDTFADFPEELIATSSLNDWVDGLTGGGKIASLDVNLAADSLKVSGIPGIGSASITIRDFEHVKGSDTADTMVGNTLANKLYGNGGNDVIDGGTGNDDIQGGTGDDVLKGGTGNDSLSGGDGADRIDGGTGNDTINAGNGNDVMLASVGNDTCTFGSGYDTADYTSFYRDITLVKGGSVNKGDLGTDIFKDFVESIKATTRANDWIDASTGSTASIDVNLASQSLKVSGLPGVGTFTFNVQNFEHVKGSNTNDRIQGDSKANILIGNGGNDVMTASAGNDTYTFGSGYDTIDYSGLGQSIRLVRGGTVDKGSKGKDTFTDFYESIKASTGSGDWIDGLTGGGFTASLNADLQSNSLKITGLPGVGTVSVNVQNFENIDGSDTADRLKGDSKGNILRGNGGNDVMLASAGNDTYTFGSGSDTIDYSSLGQAITLNKGGTVSKGSAGKDTFTDFFETIRASSSSNDWIDGSGGTTASIDANLASQKLTIKGIPGLGTVNTTVQNFENVRGTNYSDTIAGDSGNNTLIGDGGNDTISTGGGRDSVDAGSGNDSITVTSAQGGSTSVTTGSGQDTVVFTKGYYQSLFLGGAAALTITDFTTGVGGDLLDLSQLFRDVAVGFDGSNPFLNGYLDFVKSGTDLQLQFDADGAFDTAFSAKTIALLKNTKRTDLDKSNFNPAYDIPPPIIQGTNRSERINGTDEGEWIYAYNGFDTINAQGGADRLYGGYGNDTLNGGDGNDELYGELDDDNLYGGNGDDRLTGGDGADYLDGGNGSDLYIVDDERDTIKDTGTDGGIDTVIFRYYSDKYTMGEGIEKVVTPSFTPKAFNIQGNNEHNTIIANSHSNVINGGAGNDIIKAGGGNDILIGGSGNDTLFAEAGDDKVDAGSGNDLIIGGSGLGDDIYNGGAGTDTLKYTSATAGITVNLLKGKATSTAGKDKAKIGNDTINSVENLIAGYYSDRLTGTNGSNSIQALSGNDWIYGALGNDTINGGSGRDTAQFSSRSNRINLNTTRWQNTGDGKDRLISIENVNAGSGNDIVTGNKASNALNGQAGNDRLYGGGGNDLLIGGGGKDRVWGQGGRDTFHIQRGDGYTIIEDFNNGQDRIQLGSGASGLKMQNRGDDVFLYQRGDLMAIVEDAAGDLQRSGNYLA from the coding sequence ATGCGTTCACTGGAATTCCTCCTTGAAAGCCTTCAAGGCAAAAAAACCAATCACTTAGTCGACAAAGGCCAAACAGCTGAACCCTCAGAATCAGCCCCCACGCAGCATTTCTCTTTTGTCAAAGGCAAGCCAGCTGAGACCAACCTTAAACAAACTGTTCAAGAAGCTCTCCGCGAAGCGGGTGTGGACCGCCAGCCGAACAAACTATTTGACGAAATCAATGGTTTCACTGTTGACTTAAGTCCATCAGAAGCCACTCAGCTGCGCGAGGTTCCCAGCATCAAGAGCGTGGAGGCGGATCGCCCGCTGCCGCTGAGCCCACCGGTTGAGGTCAAACCAGTCAACAGCTCTGGCAGCACAACAGCGCCTGTTGCCGCCTCTTCAGAAAGCAGCGCGCTGGAGCAAGAGGTGCGGCTGGAGAAGGTGTTTGTGGGCAATGTTATCGCTAGTAGTGAGTCGGATCTCGGCGCTCAGGGAGGCATCTCCACATCCGCCCTGCCGGTGTACAGCAATGGCACCGCCAGCACCGGTGAGGTGTTGCCCTATGGCGTTAAAGCGGTTTGGGGCGGCACGGATATCAGCAGCAAAGGCAATGTCGGCAGCGGCACCTATGCCTTTGTAATCGATTCCGGCGTGCTCGACACCACCGGTGATCTGCTGGTCAACAAGGCCTGGTCTAAGAGCTGGGTGAGCGGCGAAGGCGCCTTCACCGATGGCAACGGCCATGGCACCCATGTGGCCGGAACAATTGCCGCCCTCGCCAATGGCAAAGGTGTTGTGGGCGTCGCACCCGGCGCTGAAGTGATTTCACTGAAGGTGTTCAACAGCTCCGGGGGTGGTGCGAACTACAGCACGATCATCGATGCGGTGAATTACGCCACGCAGGTCATCAACAGCAATGGCCTGGATAAATCAAAGTGCGTGATCAACATGAGCCTGGGCGGTGGCTTCAGCTCAGGTCTCGATAGCGCAGTTAAAGCAGCTGCCAATCAAGGCATCAAATTCGCCATTGCTGCTGGTAATAGCGGCCGTGATGCGGATGGTTATTCACCAGCTGCTGCCGGTGATCACCCGAACGTTTACACCATCTCAGCGGTCGATAATCGCTATCAGATGGCGAGTTGGTCGAACTGGGATGACCCCAGTGGCGGCGACGATGTTGATTTTGCAGCACCCGGTGTTGCGGTGCGCTCGTATTACAAAGGCGGAGCCTTAGCTGATCTCAGCGGCACCTCGATGGCAGCCCCCCATGTGGCGGGTTTGCTGCTGATGGGGAATGTCAAAACCGGCGACATGGTGAAAGCCAATGGCGGCGGCTATGCCGATCCCTTTGCGCTGGGAACATTGCCAAGTGGGGGAACACCAACGCCTCCTGCTCCCAAGCCTCCAGCCAAGACAGAAACGGTATTTGCATGTTTTGATTTTAATAACTTGAATGGCAATCCTGGCGAACAAGGGAATGTCAGAAGTCTGATTCAGAGGCAGATCAATGCCGGCGAGAAATACAGGATTGATACAGGGATCAAGAATTTTACGGATATCAACAAGCTGAGGAGCGTGCTCTCCATGTCGGACGTCTTTGTGATGACAGACATGGAAAATCAAGACCCAAACAATAACGGCTTTTTCCCATCTAGTGCAGCCTCTGAGCTAAGAAGCTTTGTGCAAAATGGCGGTCAGATCTTGCTTACTGCAGATGACGGAGATAGCGACGCTATCTTTTTAAACAAGATTTTTGGCTGGGATTTAAAAGGGGCATCTGATAATCGCAATGCACGAAAGACTCAATACGCAAAAGGCACGCATTTTGACTCCTTAACTTCAAGCATAGACGGAACTTATGATGGGTCGTTATCACGGGGCTCTGTCAAGGACTTTCAAGCAATATTTGGCACTGATAGCCAGGCAGAAGTTGCGTTGATTGGATATGGAAAGGGGCAAGTTCTATTCCTAGGGAATGACTTCGCCTCTGCAAATTATGCAAATGGCTATTGGGACAATAACGTGATGCCCGCGGCTCTAAAAGAGCTAGCTGCTAATGCAGGGAGAGTCCAGCCACCGGCCACCAGAATTTTTGAAGACGACTTTTCTTCTGGCAGTGCAGGAAGTCTCTGGAGCTCTATTTCGGGGTCTCCAGGGGTCAACAATAACTTCAGAGGGCGCAGCAATTCACTGTTCTTCGGAAGAAGCAGTAATTACAGACAGGCAACAACCATCGGAATTGAGGCAGGACGGGGCGGAAGCATCAATTTCGATTACATCAATGGGAATGGCAGTAATGGCGGAGAGCGAGTGGACAGTGGAGAAAATATTGTTCTTGAATACAGCACAAATAATGGGCAGAGTTTTAAAAAGCTATATACATTCAGTATCTACACACACTCGTGGACTAACTTCAAATTTGACATCCCGCAAGATGCTCAGTCAGCCGGCATAAAGACCCAGTTCCGCTGGCGTCAGCTAAGAAACAGCGGATCCTCTTTCGACCACTGGGCGATTGACAATATCCGCATCGAAGCCCGCTCTGGCCGAGATGACGGCGATGCTGAGTTCAAAATCAGTGGCAGCGTCAAAGTTGGCCAAACAGTCACTGCCGTCAAAACCAAAGACGATCCTGATGGAAATGGCACCTTTGCTTACAGCTGGGAAACTTCAGCCGATAAAGGCTCCATATGGAAGACCGTTGGTACTGGCCAAAACTTCAAGATTCCTGCCACCCAATCTGGCCAGCAACTGCGCCTAAGAGTTCAATACCAAGACGGGGAAGGATTTAAGGAGAACATTGCTACGGCGGCAGTTTCCATTCCGCTCAATGAAGTCATCGGCACCCCTGGCGGTGATTACATCGTTGGCGAGAATGGATCGAGCAAATACACCTTTGGTGGCGGCTACGACATCATGGACTATTCGTCCATGTCAGCCCCGATCACCTTGGTGCGTGGCGGCAAAGTCGATAAAGGCGTCAATGGCACCGACACCTTTGCTGATTTCCCAGAAGAACTGATTGCCACCAGTTCACTCAATGATTGGGTCGATGGCCTTACCGGTGGCGGCAAGATCGCCAGCCTCGATGTCAATCTCGCTGCTGACTCCCTCAAGGTGTCTGGCATTCCAGGGATTGGCTCTGCCTCGATCACGATCCGTGATTTTGAGCATGTCAAAGGCAGCGACACCGCCGACACGATGGTGGGCAATACCCTGGCCAACAAGCTCTATGGCAATGGCGGTAATGACGTCATTGATGGCGGCACCGGCAACGACGACATCCAAGGCGGAACTGGTGATGACGTCTTAAAAGGCGGCACCGGCAACGACAGCCTCTCCGGTGGGGATGGCGCCGACCGGATTGATGGCGGCACCGGCAACGACACCATCAATGCAGGCAATGGCAACGATGTGATGTTGGCCAGTGTCGGCAACGACACCTGCACTTTTGGCTCCGGTTACGACACCGCTGATTACACCAGCTTCTATCGCGATATCACCCTGGTCAAAGGCGGCAGCGTCAACAAAGGCGACCTCGGCACTGACATCTTCAAAGACTTTGTTGAAAGCATCAAGGCCACCACACGGGCCAATGACTGGATTGATGCCTCCACCGGCTCAACCGCCAGCATCGATGTCAACCTCGCTAGCCAATCGCTGAAGGTCAGCGGCCTGCCTGGTGTGGGCACCTTCACCTTCAACGTGCAGAACTTTGAGCACGTCAAAGGCAGCAACACCAATGACCGGATTCAAGGCGACAGCAAGGCCAACATCCTGATCGGCAATGGCGGTAACGACGTCATGACCGCCAGCGCTGGCAATGACACCTACACCTTTGGCAGTGGTTACGACACCATCGACTACTCAGGTCTTGGTCAGTCGATTCGTTTGGTGCGTGGCGGCACCGTTGATAAAGGCAGTAAAGGCAAAGACACCTTCACCGACTTCTACGAAAGCATCAAAGCCAGCACTGGCAGTGGTGACTGGATTGATGGCCTCACCGGCGGCGGCTTCACCGCCAGCCTCAATGCTGATCTGCAAAGCAATTCGCTGAAGATCACCGGCCTGCCTGGGGTTGGCACGGTCAGCGTCAATGTTCAGAACTTTGAAAACATCGATGGCAGCGATACCGCTGACCGGCTCAAAGGCGATAGCAAGGGCAACATCCTGCGCGGCAATGGCGGTAACGACGTCATGCTCGCCAGCGCTGGCAACGACACCTACACCTTTGGTTCCGGTAGCGACACGATTGATTACTCCAGCCTGGGGCAAGCAATCACGCTGAACAAAGGCGGCACCGTCAGCAAAGGCAGCGCCGGCAAAGACACCTTCACCGATTTCTTTGAAACCATCCGCGCATCCAGCAGCAGCAATGACTGGATTGATGGTTCCGGCGGCACCACCGCCAGCATCGACGCCAATCTGGCCAGCCAAAAACTCACGATCAAAGGCATTCCTGGCCTCGGCACCGTGAACACCACGGTGCAGAACTTCGAGAACGTTCGCGGCACCAATTACAGCGACACCATCGCTGGTGATTCCGGCAACAACACCCTGATCGGTGATGGCGGTAACGACACCATCTCAACCGGTGGCGGGCGCGACAGCGTTGATGCCGGCAGCGGCAATGACAGCATCACGGTGACCAGTGCCCAAGGGGGCAGCACCAGCGTCACCACCGGCAGCGGCCAAGACACGGTGGTGTTCACCAAGGGGTATTACCAGTCGCTGTTCTTGGGTGGTGCAGCAGCGCTCACGATCACGGACTTCACCACCGGTGTTGGCGGAGACCTGCTGGATCTCAGTCAGCTCTTCCGTGATGTGGCCGTTGGTTTTGATGGCAGCAATCCATTCCTCAATGGCTACCTCGACTTCGTCAAGAGCGGAACTGATCTACAACTGCAGTTTGATGCTGATGGTGCATTTGATACGGCCTTTAGCGCTAAAACCATTGCCCTGCTGAAGAACACCAAGCGCACGGATCTTGATAAAAGCAACTTCAACCCGGCCTATGACATCCCGCCACCAATCATTCAGGGAACGAACCGCTCTGAGCGAATCAATGGCACCGATGAGGGTGAGTGGATTTATGCCTACAACGGCTTTGACACTATCAATGCGCAGGGTGGTGCTGATCGCCTGTATGGCGGCTATGGCAATGACACCCTCAATGGTGGCGATGGCAATGATGAGCTATACGGCGAGCTTGATGACGACAACCTCTATGGCGGCAATGGAGATGACCGACTAACGGGCGGGGATGGTGCTGATTACCTCGATGGTGGTAATGGCAGTGATCTCTACATCGTTGATGACGAGCGCGACACAATTAAAGACACCGGCACAGATGGTGGCATCGACACGGTCATCTTCCGCTACTACTCAGATAAATACACGATGGGCGAGGGCATCGAGAAGGTCGTCACGCCAAGCTTTACGCCAAAAGCATTTAACATTCAGGGCAACAACGAACACAATACGATCATCGCTAACAGCCATAGCAATGTTATCAATGGAGGTGCTGGCAACGACATAATTAAGGCCGGAGGAGGAAATGACATCCTTATAGGTGGCAGTGGCAATGACACCCTCTTCGCAGAAGCTGGTGACGACAAGGTTGATGCCGGCTCTGGCAATGACCTAATCATTGGCGGCAGTGGACTTGGCGACGACATCTACAACGGTGGGGCCGGCACAGACACCCTGAAATACACCTCTGCGACAGCAGGGATCACCGTTAACCTCCTAAAAGGCAAAGCCACATCAACTGCAGGAAAAGACAAAGCCAAGATTGGCAACGACACCATCAACAGCGTTGAAAATCTGATCGCTGGCTATTACTCAGACCGGCTCACAGGCACCAACGGCAGCAACTCAATCCAGGCCCTATCTGGCAATGACTGGATCTATGGCGCACTCGGCAACGACACCATCAATGGTGGCTCAGGGCGAGATACCGCTCAGTTCTCCTCACGTTCCAACCGCATCAACCTCAACACCACCCGCTGGCAAAACACTGGCGACGGCAAAGACCGACTCATCTCCATCGAAAACGTCAATGCTGGATCCGGTAATGACATAGTCACTGGCAACAAAGCCAGCAACGCCCTCAACGGGCAGGCCGGCAATGACCGCCTCTACGGAGGAGGTGGTAACGATCTCCTCATCGGTGGTGGCGGCAAAGACCGCGTCTGGGGTCAGGGTGGTCGGGACACCTTCCACATTCAGCGGGGTGACGGCTACACCATCATCGAAGACTTCAACAATGGCCAAGACCGAATTCAACTTGGCTCAGGTGCATCAGGGCTCAAGATGCAGAACCGAGGCGATGACGTCTTCCTCTACCAACGTGGTGACCTCATGGCCATCGTTGAAGATGCAGCTGGTGATCTCCAGCGCAGCGGCAACTACCTGGCTTGA
- a CDS encoding IS5 family transposase — translation MGGKQLGFLDYELTTAKKQTKREKFLSEMEVVVPWQALIDLIEPHYPKTSKKGGRPPYPLATMLRIHLLQQWYSLSDPAMEEALIEVPTMRRFAGIELISDRIPDETTILTFRHLLEKHDLGQQIFETVKAHLSTRGMTMRQGTIVDATLIAAPSSTKNKEGKRDPEMHQTKKGNQWYHRCAEGCAYGMKVHIGVDKDSGLIHSVVATAANVHDLTPAAELLHGDEEVVYGDAGYQGITKRPEMAGHSAVFRVAMRPGKRRALPDTPEGRLEDLIEAAKAHVRAKVEHPFRVIKQQFGFQKTRLRGLAKNRCKINVMAALTNLFLARGHLLAAA, via the coding sequence ATGGGCGGCAAACAGCTCGGCTTCTTGGATTACGAGCTCACCACGGCCAAGAAGCAGACCAAACGGGAGAAGTTTCTCTCTGAGATGGAGGTGGTGGTGCCATGGCAGGCGCTGATCGACTTGATCGAGCCCCACTACCCAAAGACGAGCAAGAAAGGCGGTAGGCCTCCCTATCCGTTGGCCACCATGCTGCGGATCCACCTGTTGCAGCAGTGGTATTCACTCAGCGATCCGGCCATGGAAGAGGCCCTGATCGAGGTGCCCACCATGCGCCGCTTTGCCGGCATCGAGTTGATCAGCGACCGGATCCCTGATGAGACGACGATCCTGACCTTCCGCCACCTGCTGGAGAAGCACGATCTGGGCCAGCAGATCTTTGAGACGGTCAAAGCCCATCTCAGCACAAGGGGCATGACGATGCGCCAAGGCACGATCGTCGATGCCACCTTGATTGCGGCACCCAGTTCCACCAAGAACAAAGAAGGGAAGCGCGATCCCGAGATGCACCAGACCAAGAAGGGAAACCAGTGGTATCACCGCTGCGCGGAAGGCTGCGCCTACGGGATGAAAGTCCATATCGGCGTCGACAAGGACTCCGGCCTGATCCATTCAGTCGTCGCCACAGCCGCCAACGTGCACGACCTCACCCCAGCGGCTGAGCTGTTGCATGGCGATGAGGAGGTCGTCTACGGCGACGCCGGCTACCAGGGCATCACTAAACGACCTGAAATGGCGGGCCATTCAGCAGTGTTTCGGGTGGCGATGCGACCAGGCAAACGCCGAGCGCTACCTGACACTCCAGAAGGAAGGCTTGAGGATCTGATCGAGGCTGCAAAGGCACACGTCCGCGCCAAGGTTGAGCACCCATTCAGGGTGATCAAACAACAGTTCGGCTTTCAAAAGACCCGACTGCGTGGCCTGGCCAAGAATCGATGCAAGATTAATGTGATGGCCGCACTGACCAATCTGTTTCTCGCTCGTGGCCATCTACTGGCTGCAGCATGA
- a CDS encoding glycogen-debranching protein has protein sequence MSTIQRGRPWPLGSAITERGVNFSLAAPGAYRVELLLYARADAPQPERIIDLGLEHRSGDYWHVEVEGLQAGCCYGYRVFGPLEPGGHGFRPAKVLLDPCARAIAGWEVYRREAATGASPNTDCCLKAVVCERDSFDFQAHPRPHHSWNRSVIYELHVGGFTRRVDSGVAPDRRGTLRGVIDKLPYLKDLGVTAIELLPIQAFDPQDAPAGRDNVWGYSPLSWFAPHHGYLEGDDPLQARAQVRELVAACHDNGLEVLLDVVYNHTTEGNRHGPTLSWRGCGDRLYYHQNSKGDYLDVSGCGNSIAANRPLTRQLILESMRCWAIELGVDGFRFDLGIALSRGEGLQPLDHPPLFEAIEADPLLSDLKLVSEPWDCGGLYRLSDFPAQRIGAWNGRFRDDLRSFWKGDDNSTWKLGQRLRGSPDLNGGRPLALGRSVNFITAHDGFTLMDLVSFNGKHNLANGEDNRDGENHNSSWNHGVEGPSTDHAVLALRRRQQRNLITSLLLSRGVPMLLMGDEVGRSQGGNNNSWCQDSPLSWMIWGDDHCDRHLQGYVRRLLRLRQQLADLINPQQPIGEMPQRRSSDPDQLWRQWHGVELGKPDWASWSHCLAVSLQRGSRGAVLWAGFNSYFKAMHFDLPQPTSPWHRLIDTALPPGDDLPQQPEVWTPGGVPLEARSLVVMVAREMLGSLQL, from the coding sequence TTGAGCACGATCCAGCGCGGCAGGCCCTGGCCCTTGGGCAGTGCGATCACCGAACGGGGGGTGAATTTCTCCCTCGCAGCCCCCGGCGCTTATCGGGTGGAGCTTCTGCTGTATGCCCGTGCGGATGCGCCTCAACCGGAGCGGATCATCGATCTCGGCTTGGAGCATCGGTCCGGTGATTACTGGCATGTGGAGGTGGAAGGCCTCCAGGCCGGTTGTTGCTATGGCTATCGCGTGTTCGGCCCGTTGGAGCCGGGCGGCCATGGTTTCCGACCAGCGAAGGTGCTGCTCGATCCCTGCGCGCGGGCGATCGCCGGCTGGGAGGTGTATCGGCGGGAGGCGGCCACCGGTGCCTCACCCAACACCGACTGCTGCTTGAAGGCGGTGGTGTGCGAACGGGACAGTTTCGACTTTCAGGCCCATCCGCGACCGCACCACAGCTGGAATCGCAGCGTGATCTATGAATTGCATGTGGGGGGGTTCACCCGGCGCGTCGACAGTGGTGTGGCACCGGACCGTCGTGGCACCCTGCGGGGGGTGATCGACAAGCTCCCTTATCTCAAGGATCTGGGGGTCACGGCGATCGAGCTGCTGCCGATCCAGGCGTTTGATCCGCAGGATGCTCCGGCGGGGCGCGACAACGTCTGGGGGTACAGCCCCCTCAGCTGGTTTGCTCCCCACCATGGCTATCTCGAGGGCGACGACCCTCTGCAGGCTCGCGCCCAGGTGCGCGAGCTGGTGGCGGCCTGTCACGACAACGGTCTTGAGGTGCTGCTTGATGTGGTCTACAACCACACCACCGAAGGGAATCGACATGGGCCGACGCTGAGTTGGCGGGGCTGCGGCGATCGGCTTTATTACCACCAGAACAGCAAAGGCGATTACCTCGATGTGAGTGGCTGTGGCAACAGCATTGCCGCCAATCGCCCCCTGACCCGTCAGCTCATTCTCGAATCGATGCGCTGTTGGGCGATCGAACTAGGAGTGGATGGGTTCCGGTTTGATCTCGGCATTGCCCTCAGTCGGGGTGAGGGGCTGCAACCACTCGACCATCCGCCTCTGTTCGAGGCAATCGAAGCCGACCCCCTGTTGAGTGACCTGAAACTGGTGAGTGAGCCATGGGATTGCGGCGGCCTTTATCGGCTCAGCGATTTCCCAGCGCAGCGGATCGGTGCCTGGAACGGACGGTTCCGCGACGATCTGCGCAGCTTCTGGAAAGGCGATGACAACAGCACCTGGAAGCTGGGTCAGCGCCTGCGCGGCAGCCCGGACCTAAACGGAGGGCGCCCCCTCGCGTTGGGGCGTTCCGTGAACTTCATCACGGCCCACGATGGCTTCACCCTGATGGACCTGGTGAGCTTCAACGGCAAACACAACCTCGCCAATGGAGAAGACAACCGCGATGGAGAGAATCACAACAGCAGCTGGAACCACGGTGTGGAGGGGCCCAGCACCGATCACGCCGTTCTGGCCTTGCGCCGCAGGCAGCAGCGCAATCTGATCACCTCACTGCTTCTCAGCCGAGGGGTGCCGATGCTGTTGATGGGCGATGAGGTGGGGCGGAGTCAGGGCGGCAACAACAACAGCTGGTGCCAGGACAGCCCCTTGAGTTGGATGATCTGGGGCGACGACCACTGCGACCGGCACCTCCAGGGTTACGTGCGGCGGTTGCTCCGCCTGCGCCAGCAGCTGGCCGATCTGATCAATCCTCAACAGCCGATCGGTGAGATGCCGCAGCGGCGCAGCAGCGATCCCGATCAGCTCTGGCGCCAATGGCACGGGGTGGAACTCGGCAAGCCCGACTGGGCCAGCTGGTCCCATTGCCTGGCGGTGAGCCTGCAGCGCGGCAGTCGGGGTGCCGTGCTCTGGGCCGGTTTCAACAGCTATTTCAAGGCGATGCACTTCGATCTGCCCCAGCCCACCTCGCCCTGGCATCGCCTGATCGACACCGCTTTGCCACCGGGAGACGATCTGCCCCAGCAGCCGGAGGTGTGGACGCCCGGGGGGGTACCTCTGGAGGCCCGCAGCCTGGTGGTGATGGTGGCCCGTGAAATGCTCGGCAGTCTTCAGCTCTGA
- a CDS encoding MBL fold metallo-hydrolase: MTMPSVLESGRPPQPVRDDLWLFPPNRDCRGGSSWWLTSDPEPVLIDCPPLTEASLEALQTLAAGRHPRILLTSREGHGRIRRLQERLGWPVLVQEQEAYLLPGVHPLETFQETHTTAAGLRLLWTPGPSPGSCVVHAPAPWNLLFCGRLLIPVTMGTLAPLRHRRTFHWPRQQHSLTRLRQWIPADQSPALASGAGLGALRGERLSPWSSWTDNNETGHCQGLPS, from the coding sequence ATGACCATGCCGTCCGTTCTGGAATCAGGACGCCCGCCGCAACCGGTGCGCGATGACCTCTGGCTGTTTCCTCCCAATCGCGACTGCCGGGGAGGGTCCTCCTGGTGGCTGACGTCTGATCCAGAGCCCGTGCTGATCGACTGCCCACCCCTCACGGAAGCCAGCCTTGAAGCTCTGCAGACCCTGGCGGCAGGACGCCATCCCCGCATCCTGCTGACCAGCCGGGAGGGCCATGGCCGCATCCGGCGGCTGCAGGAACGCCTGGGTTGGCCCGTACTGGTGCAGGAACAGGAGGCCTATCTGCTGCCGGGCGTCCATCCCCTGGAGACGTTCCAGGAGACCCACACCACGGCAGCGGGCCTACGGCTGCTGTGGACGCCTGGGCCATCCCCTGGCAGCTGCGTGGTCCACGCCCCGGCCCCCTGGAATCTGCTCTTCTGTGGTCGTTTGCTGATCCCGGTGACGATGGGAACGCTGGCGCCCTTGCGCCACCGGCGCACCTTTCACTGGCCGCGCCAGCAACACAGCCTGACGCGGTTGCGCCAGTGGATTCCTGCAGATCAAAGCCCAGCACTGGCTTCTGGGGCTGGCCTTGGAGCTCTGCGCGGCGAGCGACTCAGCCCCTGGTCGAGCTGGACAGACAACAACGAGACCGGCCATTGCCAGGGGTTGCCGTCGTAA
- a CDS encoding HU family DNA-binding protein — protein sequence MNKADLVNLVAARTELTKTDVSLVVDAAIETIIDSVVEGKKVSILGFGSFEPRERSARQGLNPKTGEKIKIPAKRVPAFTAGKMFKDRVQG from the coding sequence ATGAACAAAGCTGACCTCGTCAATCTCGTCGCCGCCCGCACCGAACTGACCAAGACCGACGTTTCCCTGGTCGTGGATGCTGCGATCGAAACCATCATCGATTCCGTCGTGGAAGGCAAGAAGGTGTCGATCCTCGGTTTCGGTTCCTTCGAGCCCCGCGAGCGCTCCGCCCGTCAGGGCCTGAACCCCAAGACCGGCGAGAAGATCAAGATTCCGGCCAAGCGCGTTCCCGCCTTCACCGCCGGCAAGATGTTCAAGGACCGCGTGCAGGGCTGA